A region from the uncultured Holophaga sp. genome encodes:
- a CDS encoding phosphate acyltransferase encodes MLKSFQHLVDRAKGMGTMTVSVAAAQDREVLEAVKAAMDLGLVKAILVGDEAKIRPLAAEVGLPADVPVFNETDIDKAALKAASLVHDGDAQILMKGLINSSNFLRGALNAECGLRSGRQLSHFVGFEVPGEEKLIFHTDGGMNVAPGLPEKKQILANALEALKSMGLEKPCVAALTANEQVNPKIPSTVDADALVQAVKAGELPECVIEGPIALDVAISPEAAKHKGIKSEVSGKVDLFLVPNIEAGNMLGKSLVFYAKAKIAGVILGATQPIVMTSRSDTAEAKTHSIAMACCLVKR; translated from the coding sequence TTGTTGAAGAGTTTCCAGCATCTCGTGGACCGCGCCAAGGGCATGGGCACTATGACCGTCTCGGTGGCCGCCGCCCAGGATCGGGAAGTGCTCGAGGCGGTGAAGGCTGCCATGGACCTCGGTCTGGTCAAGGCCATCCTGGTGGGTGACGAGGCCAAGATCCGCCCCCTGGCCGCTGAGGTGGGTCTCCCCGCAGATGTCCCTGTCTTCAACGAGACCGACATCGACAAGGCTGCGCTCAAGGCCGCCAGCCTGGTTCACGATGGCGATGCCCAGATCCTCATGAAGGGACTCATCAACAGCTCCAACTTCCTGCGCGGCGCCCTCAATGCCGAGTGCGGTCTCCGCTCCGGTCGCCAGTTGAGCCACTTCGTGGGCTTCGAGGTCCCTGGTGAGGAAAAGCTGATCTTCCATACGGACGGTGGCATGAATGTCGCTCCTGGCCTGCCCGAGAAGAAGCAGATCCTTGCCAACGCTCTGGAGGCCCTGAAGTCCATGGGTCTGGAAAAGCCCTGCGTGGCTGCCCTCACCGCCAACGAGCAGGTCAACCCCAAGATCCCCTCCACCGTGGATGCGGATGCGCTCGTCCAGGCTGTGAAGGCCGGTGAGCTCCCCGAGTGTGTCATCGAGGGGCCCATCGCTCTGGATGTGGCTATCAGCCCCGAAGCTGCCAAGCACAAGGGCATCAAGAGCGAGGTCTCCGGCAAGGTGGATCTCTTCCTCGTCCCCAACATCGAGGCCGGCAACATGCTGGGCAAGAGCCTGGTCTTCTATGCCAAGGCCAAGATCGCCGGGGTCATCCTGGGTGCCACCCAGCCCATCGTCATGACCTCCCGCTCCGACACGGCCGAGGCCAAGACCCACTCCATCGCCATGGCCTGCTGTCTGGTCAAGCGCTGA
- the coaBC gene encoding bifunctional phosphopantothenoylcysteine decarboxylase/phosphopantothenate--cysteine ligase CoaBC gives MNILLGVTGGIAAYKAAELARLLIKSGHKVRCCLTDAGSRFITPLTLATLTGEPCFGANPDYHEWRPNPKVEHVDLAKWADLVAVVPATADIMGKTANGLADDLLSTILLAARGRILWAPAMNQAMWAHPAVRANVARLRDFGHAFVDPVEGLLACGDEGAGKLAPVEEIFEAISGLSMPPLPTLEGRRILITAGPTREDLDPVRLITNRSTGSMGVELARAFRDAGATVHLVLGGDLTPPRGVACTRVRSAQDMLEACQFLWPDMEGLIAAAAVADQRPETCAPEKVKKVEGPETLVLLRTPDILSTLAAGRRKEQWVIGFAAESEQHLANAQSKLERKGLDAILVNDISGDRGFGFQANTLTPVTRDGAQAPLGPLPKDQLARAVAEWWASQLS, from the coding sequence ATGAACATCCTGCTAGGCGTGACCGGTGGCATTGCCGCCTACAAAGCGGCGGAGCTGGCCCGCCTTCTGATCAAGTCCGGCCACAAGGTGCGCTGCTGCCTGACGGACGCTGGCAGCCGCTTCATCACCCCCCTGACCCTGGCCACCCTCACGGGGGAACCCTGCTTCGGGGCCAACCCGGACTATCACGAGTGGCGGCCCAACCCCAAGGTCGAGCACGTGGACCTGGCCAAGTGGGCAGACCTGGTGGCGGTAGTGCCCGCCACGGCCGACATCATGGGCAAGACCGCCAATGGACTGGCAGACGACCTGCTCTCCACCATCCTCCTGGCCGCCCGGGGGCGCATCCTCTGGGCACCGGCCATGAACCAGGCCATGTGGGCCCACCCGGCGGTGAGGGCCAACGTGGCCCGGCTCCGGGACTTCGGCCACGCCTTCGTCGACCCCGTCGAAGGGCTCCTGGCCTGCGGGGATGAGGGCGCAGGCAAGCTGGCCCCCGTGGAAGAGATTTTCGAGGCCATCTCCGGCCTCTCCATGCCCCCCCTGCCCACCCTGGAGGGACGCCGCATCCTGATCACCGCCGGTCCCACCCGGGAGGACCTCGACCCTGTGCGGCTCATCACCAACCGCAGCACTGGCTCCATGGGGGTCGAACTCGCTCGGGCCTTCCGGGACGCCGGTGCCACTGTGCACCTGGTCCTCGGGGGTGACCTGACTCCCCCTCGCGGGGTCGCCTGCACCCGGGTCCGCAGCGCCCAGGACATGCTGGAGGCCTGCCAGTTTCTGTGGCCGGACATGGAAGGCCTCATCGCCGCCGCCGCCGTGGCCGACCAGCGTCCTGAGACATGCGCCCCCGAGAAGGTCAAGAAGGTCGAGGGACCCGAGACCCTGGTGCTCCTGCGCACTCCGGACATCCTGAGCACCCTGGCGGCGGGTCGACGGAAGGAGCAGTGGGTCATCGGCTTCGCCGCCGAAAGCGAACAGCACTTGGCCAACGCCCAGTCCAAGCTGGAGCGGAAGGGGCTGGACGCCATCCTGGTGAACGACATCTCGGGCGATCGGGGCTTCGGCTTCCAGGCCAACACCCTCACTCCGGTGACCCGCGATGGGGCCCAGGCGCCCCTGGGGCCACTCCCCAAGGATCAGCTCGCCCGGGCTGTGGCGGAGTGGTGGGCATCCCAGCTCTCCTGA